A genomic stretch from Chitinophaga lutea includes:
- the zwf gene encoding glucose-6-phosphate dehydrogenase → MQQHKRPPASILFIFGGSGDLNYRKLTPALYNLFLDEWMPEHFAIVGIGRTEYSNENYRSHLQEGITKFSRRKAEANGHYKEFFDHVNYLQLDAGDVKSYQRIAEYVQTKEKEWGTHPNVIFYLAVAPQLVPSIAQELGTLNLCKDKSTTRIVIEKPFGHDLASAHELNDLLSGLFAEEQIFRIDHYLGKETVQNILALRFANALFEPVWNRHYIDHIQITAAESVGLEGRGGYYEHSGALRDMVQNHILQLMCMVAMEAPVSFDANEIRNKKVDVLNAIRPIKKEDVHESAVRGQYGAGWMKGKQVTGYREEKGVDPVSNTETYAAVKFYVDNWRWQGVPFYVRTGKLMHQKSTHITIQFKDAPTFAFPSEAAESWRSNRLTISIQPEMDIRIRFQAKRPGQTMTLDPVNMTFNYEGSDDHTPEAYETLLLDVMEGDATLFMRADQVEAAWKVIMPILETWENRTPQDFPNYVPDSWGPEDADALIARDGHSWINLPPAR, encoded by the coding sequence ATGCAACAACATAAACGCCCGCCTGCCTCGATCCTGTTTATCTTCGGCGGTAGCGGGGACCTGAACTACCGCAAACTGACGCCCGCACTCTACAACCTCTTCCTCGACGAGTGGATGCCGGAACATTTTGCCATCGTAGGGATAGGCCGTACCGAATACAGCAACGAAAATTACCGCAGCCATTTACAGGAAGGCATCACCAAGTTCTCGCGCCGTAAAGCGGAAGCCAACGGGCATTACAAGGAGTTCTTCGATCATGTGAACTATCTCCAGCTGGATGCGGGCGATGTCAAATCGTACCAGCGCATCGCGGAATATGTGCAGACGAAGGAAAAGGAATGGGGTACCCATCCGAACGTGATCTTTTACCTGGCCGTAGCGCCGCAGCTGGTGCCCTCCATCGCGCAGGAGCTGGGTACGCTCAACCTGTGCAAAGACAAAAGCACCACCCGCATCGTGATCGAAAAACCTTTCGGCCACGACCTCGCCAGCGCGCATGAGCTCAACGACCTGCTCTCCGGCCTCTTCGCGGAAGAACAGATTTTCCGCATCGACCATTACCTCGGTAAGGAAACGGTGCAGAACATCCTGGCCCTCCGCTTCGCCAACGCACTTTTCGAACCGGTATGGAACCGTCATTATATCGATCACATCCAGATCACGGCCGCCGAAAGCGTGGGCCTCGAAGGCCGCGGCGGTTACTATGAGCACTCCGGCGCCCTGCGCGATATGGTGCAGAACCACATCCTGCAGCTGATGTGTATGGTGGCCATGGAAGCGCCCGTTTCTTTCGACGCCAACGAGATCCGTAATAAAAAAGTAGACGTGCTCAACGCCATCCGCCCCATCAAAAAGGAAGATGTGCATGAAAGCGCGGTTCGCGGCCAGTACGGCGCGGGTTGGATGAAAGGGAAACAGGTGACGGGCTACCGTGAAGAAAAAGGGGTAGACCCGGTATCCAATACCGAAACCTACGCCGCGGTGAAGTTTTATGTCGATAACTGGCGCTGGCAGGGTGTGCCGTTTTACGTGCGCACCGGTAAACTGATGCACCAGAAATCGACGCATATCACCATCCAGTTCAAGGATGCGCCCACTTTCGCGTTCCCTTCGGAAGCCGCGGAATCCTGGCGCTCCAACCGCCTGACCATCAGCATCCAGCCGGAAATGGATATCCGTATCCGCTTTCAGGCGAAACGCCCCGGTCAGACCATGACGCTCGACCCGGTGAACATGACTTTCAACTACGAAGGCTCCGACGATCATACGCCCGAGGCATATGAAACGCTGCTGCTCGACGTGATGGAAGGAGACGCCACCCTCTTCATGCGGGCCGACCAGGTGGAAGCCGCCTGGAAGGTGATCATGCCCATCCTGGAGACGTGGGAAAACCGCACTCCGCAAGATTTCCCGAACTACGTACCGGATTCGTGGGGACCGGAAGACGCCGATGCGCTCATTGCGCGCGACGGCCATTCCTGGATCAACCTGCCGCCGGCCAGATAA
- the gndA gene encoding NADP-dependent phosphogluconate dehydrogenase, which yields MYEFGMIGLGVMGRNLLLNMADHGFAVIGFDKDTEKAQALETSATAGTRVKGVVSLEEMITQLQKPRRVMMLVPAGKPVDDVLESLKPLLEPGDIVIDGGNSHFTDTLRRVSATKAAGFHFMGVGVSGGEQGARTGPSIMPGGDQEAYAHVKPMLEAISAKVDGEPCVAYLGKGAAGHYVKMVHNGIEYAIMQLISESYRLLKAAGLNNDQLHQVYREWNEGEMQSFLLEITADIFLQNDDKSGQRLIDVISDKAGSKGTGKWTSQEAMDLGVPATIIDTAVAMRTISAFKDERVEAAKVYAEPKIPVSAETGLFISQVKDALQFATIMCYAQGMAMLHNASAAHQMDIPLPEAVKVWRGGCIIRSALLGTFYTALKEAPDAPNLLLNKAVAEIVKSKEHNTRAVIVQAAQAGLPAAGFMAALSYFDAYRTEKLPTNLVQAQRDYFGAHTYQRIDMPGSFHTSWQHHS from the coding sequence ATGTATGAATTCGGAATGATCGGCCTGGGCGTGATGGGGCGTAACCTCCTGCTCAATATGGCCGACCATGGTTTTGCCGTGATCGGGTTCGACAAAGACACCGAAAAGGCACAGGCCCTTGAAACCTCCGCCACCGCGGGCACCCGCGTAAAAGGCGTGGTATCCCTCGAAGAAATGATCACCCAGCTGCAGAAACCCCGCCGGGTGATGATGCTGGTGCCGGCCGGTAAACCGGTAGACGATGTGCTCGAATCCCTGAAACCTTTACTGGAGCCGGGAGACATCGTTATCGACGGAGGAAATTCCCATTTTACAGACACCCTTCGCCGCGTATCGGCCACCAAAGCGGCCGGTTTCCATTTCATGGGCGTAGGCGTTTCGGGTGGCGAACAGGGCGCCCGTACCGGCCCGAGCATTATGCCGGGCGGCGACCAGGAGGCTTATGCACATGTGAAGCCCATGCTGGAAGCCATTTCCGCCAAAGTTGACGGCGAGCCCTGCGTGGCTTACCTCGGCAAAGGCGCCGCCGGCCACTACGTGAAGATGGTGCACAACGGCATCGAATACGCCATCATGCAGCTCATCAGCGAAAGCTACCGCCTGCTGAAAGCCGCCGGCCTCAACAACGACCAGCTCCACCAGGTGTACAGGGAATGGAACGAAGGCGAAATGCAGTCTTTCCTCCTCGAAATCACCGCCGACATATTTCTGCAGAACGACGATAAATCCGGTCAGCGCCTCATCGACGTGATCTCCGATAAAGCCGGCTCCAAAGGCACGGGCAAATGGACGTCACAGGAAGCGATGGACCTCGGCGTACCCGCCACGATCATCGACACGGCGGTGGCCATGCGTACTATTTCGGCCTTTAAAGACGAAAGGGTGGAAGCGGCCAAAGTATATGCCGAGCCTAAAATCCCGGTATCCGCGGAAACCGGCCTGTTCATCTCCCAGGTGAAAGACGCCCTGCAATTCGCCACCATCATGTGCTACGCACAGGGCATGGCGATGCTGCACAACGCTTCCGCCGCGCACCAGATGGACATTCCCTTACCGGAAGCGGTGAAGGTTTGGCGAGGCGGCTGCATTATCCGCTCGGCGCTGCTGGGCACCTTCTACACGGCGCTCAAAGAAGCACCGGATGCGCCCAACCTGCTGCTGAACAAAGCCGTGGCTGAAATTGTAAAAAGCAAGGAGCATAACACCCGCGCCGTGATCGTACAGGCGGCACAGGCCGGCCTCCCGGCTGCAGGGTTTATGGCCGCCCTTTCTTATTTCGATGCATACCGTACCGAAAAACTGCCCACTAACCTGGTTCAGGCACAGCGGGACTATTTCGGCGCGCATACCTATCAGCGTATAGACATGCCTGGCAGTTTCCATACTTCCTGGCAACACCATTCATAA
- a CDS encoding NADPH-dependent FMN reductase has product MSAPVHLVGISGSLRKGSYNTALLKAALELLPEGVTAEIADFSAVPVYNADLDTGDRPEPVRAFRETLARAQAILIVSPEYNYSIPGGLKNAIDWASRGPDAPLLHKPVALMGATPGMWGTVRMQLAFKAVFQFLDMKQVVKPEVLVAQASGKFDAEGRLIDDKTIDLVQRALVALRDLTLQLHK; this is encoded by the coding sequence ATGAGTGCACCTGTCCACCTCGTTGGGATTTCCGGAAGTCTGAGAAAAGGATCTTATAACACGGCATTATTAAAAGCGGCGCTGGAGCTGCTGCCGGAAGGCGTTACCGCCGAAATTGCCGATTTTTCCGCTGTACCCGTGTATAACGCGGACCTCGATACCGGCGACAGGCCGGAGCCGGTGCGGGCCTTCCGGGAAACGCTGGCCCGGGCGCAGGCCATCCTGATCGTTTCGCCGGAATACAATTACTCCATCCCCGGCGGACTTAAAAACGCCATCGACTGGGCTTCCCGTGGCCCTGACGCTCCCCTGCTGCACAAGCCCGTAGCGCTCATGGGTGCCACCCCCGGCATGTGGGGCACCGTGCGCATGCAACTGGCTTTTAAAGCCGTTTTCCAGTTCCTGGACATGAAACAGGTGGTTAAACCGGAAGTACTGGTGGCCCAGGCCTCCGGGAAATTCGACGCCGAAGGCCGGCTGATCGACGACAAAACGATCGACCTGGTGCAGCGGGCATTGGTGGCCCTGCGCGACCTCACTTTACAATTGCATAAATAA
- a CDS encoding DUF4397 domain-containing protein, translated as MKNLLLSCCCALLLLTACSSNDDAPNVPLSKLQITHASPGNSGLDLTMDGLRVNNIPFNYLANSGYLDAYAGQRKFTANPAGGSGVLVEQQLQLTADKRYSMFLYDSGVKIKTLFLEDVFPNTEAGKAHIRFFHLAPDAPAVTIGYVSGGTFTPVFSNRSFETQATGTQNQGFTAVAAATYTIEVRRASDNMVVFSRPGVPLSEGKIYTFYARGLINSVTTPLGAEVIINR; from the coding sequence ATGAAAAACCTGCTGCTTTCCTGCTGCTGCGCACTTTTATTACTGACCGCCTGCAGCAGCAACGACGATGCACCGAACGTGCCACTTTCCAAATTACAGATCACCCATGCATCGCCCGGCAACAGCGGCCTCGACCTCACGATGGACGGCCTGCGCGTCAACAACATCCCGTTTAATTACCTCGCCAACTCCGGCTATCTCGACGCATATGCCGGCCAGCGGAAATTTACGGCCAACCCGGCGGGAGGCAGCGGTGTGCTGGTGGAACAGCAACTCCAGCTGACGGCGGACAAACGTTATTCCATGTTTTTGTACGACAGCGGGGTGAAGATCAAAACGCTGTTCCTGGAGGACGTATTCCCCAATACCGAAGCCGGGAAAGCCCACATCCGGTTTTTCCATCTGGCGCCGGACGCCCCCGCAGTCACCATCGGTTATGTGAGCGGCGGCACCTTTACACCTGTTTTCTCCAACCGCTCCTTCGAAACGCAGGCCACCGGCACCCAGAACCAGGGCTTTACGGCAGTGGCGGCGGCCACCTATACGATTGAAGTCAGAAGGGCCTCCGACAACATGGTGGTGTTTTCACGGCCGGGCGTGCCCCTGTCGGAAGGCAAGATTTACACATTCTATGCCCGCGGCCTTATCAATTCCGTAACTACACCACTGGGTGCGGAGGTGATCATTAACCGGTAG
- a CDS encoding VOC family protein, giving the protein MKTFILLILFSCGVMVVKAQSPTRPVLNHLALYVQDLQKATTFYRDLLGLDTIPEPFHDGKHTWFAVGPASHLHLIAGAKAKQQGDRNTHICFSVPSVEAFIARLDKAGMEYINWAGEKKKITLRVDGVKQIYLQDPDGYWVEVNDARK; this is encoded by the coding sequence ATGAAAACGTTCATTCTGCTCATTTTATTCTCCTGCGGCGTTATGGTTGTTAAAGCTCAGTCGCCAACCCGCCCGGTGCTGAACCACCTTGCACTGTATGTGCAGGACCTGCAAAAGGCCACCACCTTTTACCGCGACCTGCTCGGCCTCGATACGATCCCCGAGCCCTTTCACGACGGCAAGCACACCTGGTTCGCCGTGGGCCCCGCCAGCCACCTGCACCTGATCGCCGGCGCAAAGGCAAAACAGCAGGGCGACCGTAATACACATATCTGTTTCAGCGTGCCTTCGGTGGAAGCATTCATTGCACGGCTTGATAAAGCCGGCATGGAATACATCAACTGGGCCGGTGAAAAAAAGAAGATCACACTGCGGGTAGACGGCGTCAAACAAATTTACCTCCAGGATCCGGACGGTTACTGGGTTGAAGTGAACGACGCCCGGAAATAA
- a CDS encoding SGNH/GDSL hydrolase family protein: MKSIKYWSLVILLLACGFSSPAQFFKKGDRVCFVGNSITHNGDYWHNIQLYYATRYPQLGVQFFNCGISGDVTGGILRRMDHDILIHRPTWAVIMIGMNDVNRPLYDAKRKNEEGIREKQQAALAVYRRNLDSIIRIFHNKGIRVVLQTPSIYDQTSKMAGNNLFGVNDALKVCAGYVREFAAKDSLTVVDYWAMLTKLNAEVQATDSTATLISKDRVHPAGVGHLLMAWEFLRTIMAPAAVAYITADQSEKGSQAKSQQCTITNFTRKDGLIRFTALEKSLPFPVRADQQPAVELVPFAENLNREILKFNYLVPGNYTLTIDGVEMGSFFSGELERGLNLALLQQAPQYQQALKVQALLQKSWQLEGQIRALRLIEHRYINNLPGSNNLETVRRFYDTAHAHKPDSDNVRKMFVSYLENKPKEADLIRRWQHSLDSLPLLNKPAPHEYVLKKN, from the coding sequence ATGAAATCGATCAAATACTGGAGTCTGGTCATATTGCTCCTGGCTTGCGGGTTTTCTTCCCCCGCACAATTCTTCAAAAAAGGCGACCGCGTTTGTTTTGTGGGTAACAGCATCACCCACAACGGGGACTACTGGCATAACATACAGCTGTATTACGCCACCCGCTATCCCCAACTGGGCGTTCAGTTTTTTAACTGCGGCATTTCCGGCGACGTGACGGGAGGAATTCTCCGCCGGATGGACCATGACATTCTCATTCACCGACCCACCTGGGCCGTAATCATGATCGGCATGAACGATGTGAACAGGCCTTTGTATGATGCGAAACGGAAAAATGAAGAGGGCATCAGGGAAAAACAACAGGCGGCGCTGGCCGTTTACCGCAGGAACCTCGACAGTATCATCCGCATCTTCCACAATAAAGGTATCCGCGTGGTACTGCAAACACCGTCGATTTACGATCAGACGTCCAAGATGGCCGGCAACAACCTCTTCGGCGTCAACGATGCATTAAAGGTCTGCGCGGGATATGTCAGGGAGTTTGCGGCGAAAGACAGCCTCACGGTGGTCGATTACTGGGCCATGCTCACCAAGCTCAATGCGGAAGTACAGGCCACGGATTCCACCGCTACCCTTATCAGCAAAGACCGTGTGCATCCTGCCGGCGTGGGCCACCTGCTGATGGCCTGGGAATTCCTGAGAACCATCATGGCGCCGGCTGCGGTGGCCTATATTACGGCTGATCAGTCGGAAAAGGGGAGCCAGGCCAAGAGCCAGCAATGCACCATCACGAACTTCACGAGGAAGGACGGGCTGATCCGGTTCACCGCCCTTGAAAAATCGCTGCCCTTCCCCGTGCGGGCGGATCAGCAGCCGGCCGTTGAACTGGTGCCGTTCGCAGAAAACCTGAACCGCGAAATCCTGAAGTTCAATTACCTCGTGCCCGGCAATTATACGCTGACGATCGATGGGGTGGAGATGGGCTCCTTTTTTTCGGGAGAACTGGAAAGAGGGCTGAACCTGGCGCTGTTGCAGCAGGCGCCGCAATATCAGCAGGCGCTCAAGGTACAGGCCCTGCTGCAGAAAAGCTGGCAGCTCGAAGGACAGATCCGCGCGCTGCGGCTCATCGAGCACCGCTACATCAACAACCTGCCGGGTAGCAACAACCTGGAAACGGTGCGCCGTTTTTATGATACCGCCCATGCCCATAAACCGGACTCGGATAATGTAAGGAAGATGTTCGTGTCGTACCTGGAGAACAAACCGAAAGAAGCGGATTTGATCCGCCGCTGGCAGCATTCGCTGGATTCGCTGCCGTTGCTGAACAAGCCGGCGCCGCATGAATATGTGCTGAAGAAAAACTGA
- a CDS encoding glycoside hydrolase family 88/105 protein, with translation MKTNTFFHGLAAAAMLFSAAAAHAQSGDLKKFPKGATPEEIGQRIASRFVASPHPNFGRPVPPRVITYPETCTWYGALTFAKERNDKALLQQLAARFEPLLGARDTLIPIPDHVDYTVFGSVPLELYQQTKDPRYLAIGKRMADKQWGPPEGKRVTEASHRFYNKGYSWQTRLWIDDMFMITAVQSQATRATGARSYIDKAANEMVFYLDSLQKPNGLFYHSPDVPYFWGRGNGWMAAGMSELLRSVPKDNPNYPRIMAAYKTMMASLLKYQAEDGMWRQLIDDPQSWPETSCTGMFTFAMITGVKNGWLDAKTYGPAARKAWLKLITYINAENDITDVCEGTNAKNNHQYYLDRKRLTGDMHGQAPLLWCATALLRK, from the coding sequence ATGAAAACAAACACCTTCTTTCATGGCCTTGCAGCGGCGGCCATGCTTTTTTCCGCTGCCGCCGCCCATGCCCAGTCCGGCGACCTGAAGAAATTTCCCAAAGGCGCCACTCCCGAAGAAATAGGCCAGCGCATCGCCAGCCGGTTTGTGGCATCCCCGCATCCCAACTTCGGCCGCCCCGTGCCGCCGAGGGTGATCACTTACCCGGAAACCTGCACCTGGTACGGCGCACTCACTTTTGCCAAAGAGCGGAACGACAAAGCCCTGCTGCAACAACTTGCCGCCCGCTTCGAACCGCTGTTAGGCGCGCGCGACACCCTGATCCCCATCCCCGATCACGTGGACTACACCGTGTTCGGTTCCGTGCCGCTGGAGCTGTACCAGCAAACGAAAGATCCACGCTACCTCGCCATCGGTAAACGCATGGCCGACAAGCAGTGGGGCCCGCCCGAAGGGAAACGTGTTACCGAAGCCTCTCACCGCTTTTATAACAAAGGATATTCCTGGCAAACGCGCTTGTGGATAGACGATATGTTTATGATCACCGCCGTTCAGTCGCAGGCTACCCGCGCTACCGGCGCCCGTTCTTACATCGACAAGGCGGCCAACGAGATGGTGTTTTACCTTGACTCCCTGCAGAAGCCCAACGGCCTCTTCTACCATTCCCCGGATGTGCCTTACTTCTGGGGCCGCGGTAATGGCTGGATGGCAGCCGGCATGAGCGAGCTGCTGCGCTCCGTGCCGAAAGACAACCCGAACTATCCCCGCATCATGGCCGCCTATAAAACGATGATGGCCAGCCTGCTGAAATACCAGGCCGAAGACGGCATGTGGCGGCAGCTGATCGACGATCCGCAGTCGTGGCCGGAAACATCCTGCACCGGCATGTTCACCTTCGCCATGATCACCGGCGTCAAAAACGGCTGGCTCGATGCGAAGACTTATGGCCCCGCCGCCCGGAAGGCCTGGCTGAAGCTGATCACTTATATCAATGCGGAAAACGACATTACCGATGTGTGCGAAGGCACCAACGCCAAAAACAACCATCAGTATTACCTCGACCGCAAACGCCTCACCGGCGATATGCACGGACAGGCGCCGTTGCTCTGGTGCGCCACCGCTCTGCTGAGAAAATAA
- a CDS encoding chloride channel protein, producing the protein MEISGNKFYRLLVKIGRYRTRYTSHRNFLIILSFIVGVLAALAAVLLKVSVQFFEHRVELMNNWMDSNWLSAILPMIGTGISLLLLTRFFRNRLSRGVGFIIHNIVTNKGRIDKRHTYGHILTSALTVGFGGSVGLEAPIVATGAAIGSNTGRDLRLSAKDTVLLLACGTASGIAAVFNSPFAGIIFVLEIFLLDFSIPFFIPLLISTATATVVSQLIYPGKFIFVASESWNVPAIPFYVLLGVFCGLVSVYITWQVDFIEGYFEKRSMNWKRWLIAGIPLCVIIFLLPGLYGEGYSTITSLLKGDYASITAHSLLQSYSQYSWAIILMTVLLVVFKVVCACLTISAGGNGGVFAPSMITGGLSGFLFAYLVNLSGIYQLNTPNFIITAMAGVLAGVMHAPLTAIFLMAEISGGYKLFIPLMIVTAISYFITPKYVKHSVYHKSLVERKILTDTSEHDHF; encoded by the coding sequence ATGGAAATATCCGGCAACAAGTTTTACAGGCTGTTGGTGAAAATAGGCCGGTACCGCACCAGGTACACTTCTCATCGAAACTTTCTTATCATCCTCAGTTTTATCGTTGGAGTACTGGCGGCGCTGGCCGCCGTATTACTGAAAGTCAGCGTCCAGTTTTTTGAGCACCGCGTGGAACTCATGAACAACTGGATGGACAGCAACTGGCTCTCCGCCATCCTGCCGATGATCGGAACAGGCATCTCACTCCTGCTGCTGACACGCTTTTTCCGCAACCGGCTCAGTCGCGGTGTGGGCTTTATCATTCACAACATCGTCACCAACAAAGGCCGTATCGACAAGCGGCATACTTACGGCCACATTCTCACCAGCGCCCTGACCGTGGGCTTTGGCGGCAGCGTTGGGCTGGAAGCCCCTATTGTGGCCACGGGAGCGGCAATCGGGTCCAACACCGGGCGCGACCTGCGGCTTTCCGCGAAAGACACCGTTCTGTTACTGGCCTGCGGCACCGCCAGCGGCATCGCGGCCGTATTCAACAGCCCGTTCGCCGGCATCATCTTCGTGCTGGAGATATTCCTGCTCGACTTCAGCATTCCCTTTTTCATACCGCTGCTGATTTCCACAGCCACGGCTACCGTTGTTTCACAACTGATCTATCCCGGCAAATTCATTTTTGTGGCCAGCGAAAGCTGGAACGTACCGGCCATTCCCTTCTACGTGCTGCTGGGCGTTTTCTGCGGGCTCGTATCGGTGTACATCACCTGGCAGGTCGACTTCATCGAAGGTTATTTCGAAAAAAGGAGTATGAACTGGAAAAGGTGGCTGATCGCCGGCATCCCGCTGTGCGTCATCATCTTCTTACTGCCGGGGCTTTACGGGGAGGGATACTCCACCATTACCAGCCTGCTGAAAGGCGATTACGCCAGCATCACGGCACACTCACTGCTGCAGAGCTACAGCCAGTATTCGTGGGCGATCATACTGATGACGGTATTGCTGGTAGTATTCAAGGTGGTCTGCGCCTGCCTCACCATCAGCGCCGGCGGCAATGGCGGGGTGTTTGCCCCATCCATGATCACGGGCGGGCTCAGCGGTTTCCTGTTCGCGTATCTTGTGAACCTTTCCGGCATTTACCAGCTGAATACGCCCAACTTCATCATCACCGCCATGGCCGGCGTACTGGCCGGTGTAATGCATGCGCCGCTCACAGCAATATTCCTGATGGCCGAGATTTCAGGTGGTTACAAATTGTTCATCCCGCTGATGATCGTGACGGCCATTTCGTATTTCATTACCCCGAAATATGTGAAACACTCCGTGTATCACAAATCGCTGGTAGAGCGTAAAATCCTTACCGACACCAGTGAGCACGATCATTTCTGA
- a CDS encoding choice-of-anchor I family protein, which yields MRIQPLLALFSLSLLFACSKNDSPAPVKEDPATFSEIGAIDIGEAGAAEITAYDPLTKRLFVVNNGGTNQITIIDFSDPANMKTLSTSINVSGYGAVNSLDVHDGKLAAAIEAINKTQPGKVVIYSTTDFKEIKVIPVGALPDMVTFSPDGAYILTANEGEPSADYLTDPAGTVSVISVKDNYSVTNIDFSGLASQQAALVQKGLRIFGPNASLAQDIEPEYVTVSPDSKTAWVTLQENNAIARIDIASKTITAVFPLGMKDYNTDANAVDLSDRDNTIALKKNKVKGMYMPDAIAVLTTGNTPYLFTANEGDVREYTAFEEAKRVAKLKLDATAFPDAAALLAEAVLGRLNVTGKSGDTDGDGDYDELHSFGARSFSVWNGNSGALVFDSKNELETKCIAAGIYDDGRSDDKGVEPEGIALGRIGQKDLAFVGMERADAVAVYDVSNPSAPVFLQLLKCGDAPEGVLFIPAQKSPNGRSLLVVSSENDGIIKIYKPNSL from the coding sequence ATGCGCATTCAACCTCTACTTGCACTTTTTTCATTGTCCCTCTTATTTGCCTGTTCGAAAAACGATTCACCGGCTCCCGTAAAGGAAGACCCTGCTACTTTCTCCGAAATCGGCGCTATAGATATCGGGGAGGCGGGCGCCGCGGAAATCACGGCCTACGACCCTCTCACCAAACGCCTCTTCGTAGTTAACAACGGCGGCACCAACCAGATCACCATCATCGATTTCTCCGATCCCGCGAACATGAAAACCCTCTCCACTTCCATCAACGTGAGCGGCTACGGTGCGGTGAACAGCCTCGATGTGCACGATGGCAAGCTGGCCGCGGCCATCGAAGCGATCAATAAAACACAACCCGGAAAGGTAGTGATCTACAGCACCACCGACTTCAAAGAAATAAAAGTCATTCCCGTAGGCGCTTTGCCGGACATGGTGACTTTCAGCCCTGACGGCGCCTATATCCTTACCGCCAACGAAGGTGAGCCTTCCGCCGATTACCTGACGGATCCGGCAGGCACGGTGTCCGTGATTTCGGTGAAAGACAACTATAGCGTCACCAACATCGATTTTTCAGGCCTCGCCTCACAGCAGGCTGCCCTGGTACAGAAAGGACTCCGGATTTTCGGCCCCAACGCGTCACTGGCACAGGACATCGAACCGGAATACGTGACCGTTTCCCCGGATTCAAAAACCGCCTGGGTGACCCTTCAGGAAAACAACGCGATCGCCAGAATCGACATTGCTTCCAAAACCATCACGGCCGTGTTCCCGCTGGGCATGAAGGATTACAATACCGATGCGAACGCGGTAGACCTGAGTGATAGAGACAACACCATCGCCCTGAAAAAAAACAAGGTGAAAGGTATGTACATGCCGGATGCGATTGCCGTGCTGACAACCGGTAACACTCCCTACCTGTTTACCGCCAATGAAGGGGATGTGCGTGAATACACGGCATTCGAGGAAGCCAAAAGAGTGGCCAAACTCAAGCTAGATGCCACCGCTTTTCCGGATGCGGCCGCATTACTGGCCGAAGCGGTGCTGGGCCGGCTGAACGTGACCGGCAAGTCTGGAGACACAGACGGTGACGGCGACTACGACGAATTGCATTCGTTCGGCGCGCGTTCCTTCAGCGTCTGGAACGGTAACTCCGGTGCACTGGTATTCGACAGCAAAAACGAACTGGAAACAAAATGTATCGCTGCCGGCATCTACGACGATGGCCGCAGCGACGATAAAGGTGTGGAGCCGGAAGGCATCGCATTGGGCCGCATCGGCCAGAAAGACCTGGCTTTCGTAGGAATGGAGAGAGCGGACGCTGTGGCGGTGTACGATGTTTCCAATCCCTCGGCGCCTGTATTCCTGCAACTGTTGAAATGTGGCGACGCGCCTGAAGGCGTACTGTTCATTCCCGCGCAGAAAAGCCCCAACGGCAGAAGCTTGCTGGTAGTGAGCAGCGAGAATGACGGCATTATTAAAATCTACAAACCGAATTCGCTGTAA